In Candidatus Rokuibacteriota bacterium, one DNA window encodes the following:
- a CDS encoding transposase, whose amino-acid sequence MKHCVFRPKHKSREELVARYLLRPPLAQDRVRLRADGRVLVGLKTVWRDGTSHLLFEPLEFMEKLAALIPRPAVNLVLYHGVLAPRARRRSQVVRFGRPAPAPTAHEGDARPRAAGTPGAWTWAALMRRVFDLDVLACPQCGGRLRLIATVEDPAVVGKILAHLVLLHPADSPGPAPPSADLRAAAPSHQ is encoded by the coding sequence ATCAAGCACTGCGTCTTCCGGCCGAAGCACAAGTCGAGGGAGGAGCTCGTCGCCCGTTACCTCCTCCGCCCTCCGCTCGCCCAGGACCGCGTGCGCCTCCGCGCCGACGGACGCGTCCTCGTCGGACTCAAGACGGTGTGGCGCGATGGCACGTCCCATCTGTTGTTCGAACCCCTCGAGTTCATGGAGAAGCTCGCGGCCCTCATCCCCCGGCCCGCCGTCAACTTGGTCTTGTACCATGGTGTTCTTGCCCCGCGTGCTCGCCGCCGCTCGCAAGTCGTCCGCTTTGGCCGCCCGGCGCCCGCCCCGACGGCGCACGAGGGTGACGCCCGCCCCCGCGCCGCCGGCACGCCGGGCGCGTGGACCTGGGCCGCCCTGATGCGCCGCGTGTTCGATCTCGATGTTCTCGCCTGCCCGCAATGTGGCGGCCGGCTGCGGCTCATCGCCACGGTGGAGGACCCGGCCGTGGTGGGCAAGATACTTGCGCACCTGGTCCTGCTCCACCCGGCGGACTCTCCGGGGCCGGCCCCGCCTTCGGCCGACCTGCGCGCTGCCGCCCCCTCCCATCAGTAA